The Onychostoma macrolepis isolate SWU-2019 chromosome 20, ASM1243209v1, whole genome shotgun sequence nucleotide sequence TTTAAGTTATGCATTCTAGGTGTAATGTACATCTTTTTAAAactctcatgtcgtttcaaGTCAGTTTTAAAAAAGAACACATTAACAGTTTGCTAATATATTGTTTTGCAAGACAATTACGCTCTGTCTCAAagacaaatattatataatttataacagTTCTTATATATTCCTCTAGGACTCGTCCTTTGGATAGGACGAGACAGAAAGTTGTGTACCATCATCTTAAATCATCTTCTGAGCATTCAAATCACATGATGTTTTGAGTCTTACTGTATGCATGTGTAACTAGAACGTGTTATCGTTTAAAATCTGTTATTCTAATGGATATGTAACTAGCATAACTATTGAACTCAAATTTAGCAATTactataaaagtattttaaatgcagTCATTACAAATAACGATGATTGGGCCAACCTGACCTGCGCtgtaaaatgtaacaaataCCACATTCCACACGCGCATTGTATTCCTATGAACCAATCACGACCTTCAAATCCGACACGTACCCTACGTAGTGTGTACGCATCAGTGTGTACGTTTTCTATTGGCGCGTTCAGCTGCCGACCAATCAGAGTGCGTTTTTCAACGACTAAAAGTGGCCATATTTAACGCCACCTGGGTTTTGCTTGTAACAGCTGTATTTTGCTACGCCGTTAAAATATCTAATAAAATACCATATATTTAGTGTTTATTACATCATGCCTTACTATCAGACGTGGGAAGAGTTTGCGCGAGCAGCAGAAAAACTTTATTTGACGGATCCGATGAAGGTAATTAATAAACAGCCTCTTAGTTTCATGCTACTGGCTACAAGCACAGCTCATGTTcacatattttacagtaaaagaGCAACTTATTAAAGTTGTGGAAATGTATTCGATATGTCGTAGGAacgtaaaatatataatatcatgTAACTTATGTTGTATGTATACGTCTAAATGTAACTGTCAAGATAGGAAGGCAGCAGTATTCAAGCCTGAAACGTACTGATGCACTGTAACTGTCTTGTCTTGTTGTTTATTCAGGTCAGAGTGGTTCTGAAATATCGACACTGTGATGGAAATCTCTGTATGAAAGTCACAGATGATGCTGTGGTGAGTTTTGAGCCCTTGCAAGTAGATGGTTTTGTTTGTGGTCTTGTGTAGCTGTTATATTCACTGTTTTCTTTCAGTGTCTGCAGTACAAAACTGACCAGGCTCAAGATGTAAAGAAGATCGAGAAACTGCATGGGAAGTTGATGAGATTAATGGTCTCCAAAGAATCCCACAGTGGAGCCATGGAAACGGACTGAATGAATCAAAGGAACTGTTGGGATTGGACAGTTGTTTGTTACTCAATCAGGCTGACAATTAAGAGAAATTAATCTACAGGAGGATGAAGATGATGTCAGGTTGATGTTATTGACTGTATACTGAATGCTGAAGGGTCAAGATTATGCTTGTTTGGAGAGCAAGCAGCAAGAGCATCCTACAAGAGG carries:
- the srp9 gene encoding signal recognition particle 9 kDa protein; this translates as MPYYQTWEEFARAAEKLYLTDPMKVRVVLKYRHCDGNLCMKVTDDAVCLQYKTDQAQDVKKIEKLHGKLMRLMVSKESHSGAMETD